In Zea mays cultivar B73 chromosome 7, Zm-B73-REFERENCE-NAM-5.0, whole genome shotgun sequence, the following proteins share a genomic window:
- the LOC103634362 gene encoding uncharacterized protein encodes MAEGSKTDFAELALNGKNYLTWADDCQFHLEAMQLGKAIVRLGPNDIGLQLHEKAKAAIFLRRHIHPDLKMEYLEVKDPLILWTKLRERFGVQKHVMLPRAQQEWATLRFLDFKTVEAYNTAIHRIVAQLRFCGQIVTDLEMIEKTLQTFHPFNMVLQQQYRNNKYTKYCELVNMLLGAEAQNELLMQNYQKRPVGAAAVPEAHANFPSQGKRGSSRGRGRGRRNNQGPTRGTFKKQSQNGSGSSSNNGRGRGRGKGKSNPQQGDASASKHAGEGCFRCGSQQHWSRTCTTEKYLIDIYQEWKKRQNSEAHFIQAPVDATSGEHLELPQPAAHFEHAAINVDATTKSDTPLGKVDFDFDTDDLL; translated from the coding sequence ATGGCTGAAGGCAGCAAGACTGACTTCGCGGAGCTTGCCCTGAATGGCAAGAACTACCTGACCTGGGCTGACGACTGCCAGTTTCATCTGGAGGCGATGCAGCTGGGAAAGGCGATCGTTCGGCTAGGCCCAAACGACATCGGCCTGCAGCTTCATGAGAAGGCAAAAGCTGCGATCTTTCTGAGGCGCCACATCCATCCAGATCTGAAGATGGAGTATCTGGAGGTGAAAGACCCTCTAATACTGTGGACAAAGCTACGAGAGCGCTTCGGTGTGCAGAAGCATGTGATGCTTCCACGGGCGCAACAGGAATGGGCCACACTCCGCTTCCTCGACTTCAAGACTGTGGAGGCTTACAACACTGCCATTCATCGCATTGTCGCTCAGCTACGTTTCTGTGGCCAGATAGTCACAGACCTGGAGATGATTGAGAAAACTCTCCAGACCTTTCACCCCTTCAACATGGTGCTTCAGCAGCAGTACCGAAACAACAAGTACACGAAGTACTGTGAGCTCGTCAACATGTTGCTTGGCGCAGAGGCTCAGAATGAGCTCCTGATGCAAAACTACCAGAAGCGTCCTGTCGGCGCTGCGGCCGTACCAGAAGCACATGCCAACTTCCCGTCTCAGGGGAAGAGAGGCTCCTCCAGAGGAAGGGGTCGTGGGCGCCGCAATAATCAGGGGCCGACGAGGGGAACTTTTAAGAAGCAGTCACAGAATGGCAGCGGCAGTAGCAGCAACAATGGTCGTGgcagaggcagaggcaaaggcaaAAGCAACCCCCAGCAGGGCGATGCAAGTGCCTCAAAGCATGCTGGCGAAGGATGTTTCAGGTGCGGGTCTCAGCAGCACTGGTCCCGTACATGCACCACTGAGAAATACCTGATTGACATATATCAGGAATGGAAGAAACGCCAGAACTCAGAGGCTCACTTTATCCAGGCGCCTGTAGACGCCACATCTGGAGAGCACCTTGAGTTGCCTCAACCTGCTGCACATTTCGAGCATGCTGCCATAAATGTTGATGCCACAACTAAGAGCGATACTCCGTTAGGCAAAGTCGACTTCGATTTCGATACTGATGATCTCCTGTAG